A region of the Dysidea avara chromosome 9, odDysAvar1.4, whole genome shotgun sequence genome:
ACTACATGAACAACAGGGAGCACTGAACCTTCCTCAGTACAGTCTCCTACAAGAAGTCTCTACCTACTTTATGTATGAGCGACTAGTTGAACAATGATGGGCTGTGTATGGAGTAATTCATGATGATAAAGTAACACCACCTGATAAAAGATACTTGGATCTAACATCTGACCAATGGGACCTGCATGCCTTCACAATTACTGGTAGTACTTAAGGCTCTACAGGTAGCTACAAAAGCTTTGTCTTTAGAGCAAAATGTATCATCATTATTGATCTATCCAGTTATTCATGGACTGATAAACTGTCACCTGAAGGCTGATACCACTGATCTGCCAACCATTAAACGGTTTAAAGAAACTGTGATATCACAACTAGAAAATTGCTTTTCTTTTGATCCTGAAAACATAGCAATTCTTGCAGCTGCAGTTGATCCAAGATACAAAGATTTGGACTTTATGAAGAGTGAAGAGAGGGAAGAAGTTAAGAAAGTTTTATTGGAAAAGATAGCAATGATTGAAGAGAGTTGTGAAGCTGAGATGACTACAAGGTCTATTAGAGAAGAAACAGAACAGCCAAAtgcaaaaaaagaagaaaaacaagAAGGAAACAGCTATGTCATTTTTATTGGGAACTGCTACTAACTCTACATGCTCTACAGACGAAGAcaagtcaggaaaggctgaccTTGAATGATTTAAAAGAGAACCACAGATACACCATGATGAATGTGCATTATTATGGTGGAGATCGAACCAAGAGCAGTTTCCTGTAATAGCAGAAGTAGCCCGTAAACTGCTGTGTGTACCTGCAACTTCGATTCCATCAGAAAGAATCTTTTCCACTGCTGGTTTGATTGTTAGTAAGCTTAGGAGCTGTTAGTAACCTTAGGAGCAGCCTGAAACCAGAAAACAATGACATgttaattttttaaaacaaaACTTAAAGTCATGTTCATTATAAACTGTAACAAGTGTGTGGTATAAGTTGATTGACAAGTTTATTTTGAAATAAAAGACAAGTTTCTTTAATAAAGATTTTTAATTATGCAATCAACTATCTGTAGGATATCTGGATAAAATCTGTTCAGGATATCTGGATATCTGAAATTACTATCCGTTTCAGctctagtagagagttcagctatgatcACCCTGTGGAGGCTATCATCCTGGGAAGTGTTAcctattagctgtaacacatgGTATTGGGGTTTTGCCTGATCGATATGTACGACATGCATGGAggacatacatatcaggcaaagctctCATACCCATATTACAGATAATATTATAAAGCCAGTGAACAGTTTATGCTAGTAAAAGCACTGCAACAAGAAATCTGGAAAAAAATAGCACGAGGGcgtgggcgagagactaatacagcacgaggcgaagccaagtgctgtgtTAGGTTCGAGACCATATCcgagtgctattttttccatattgcatgagcaatggcggtgctttaactggtttattgtactaaagtaGTGGCTGTGAAGAGTGGGGGTGATGCCAAGTAGCAGGAGGTAAGTGTCTATTCGCGTAAGTTCGAGACCGTGTGTATTGCAGTGattaaatattcaaaatattattTATACTCGTTCATACTGCACCagactagctagctacgtagctttaATTAATTTGAGCTGCCGAGAGCGACAGTAAGTGGCCAACTGCTTCTTTCTTAATTGACACCTGGCTTAATGCCCATGAGTAAGTTTGTGACTTTGTTATAGAGAGGCTTGCTATCGTGTTTAGTGGGTGAGAGTGCATTCATGATGTGGTGCTGGGAATGATACACCTGCAATACCACGAAGGCAACTGGAAGAGAATTAACTTATCGTGTTCCACCTGGCTTTACAACTGGAAGGGagtcattttgtagtgttgataatTCCATGTGCTCTGTTCCTTCGCTAACTGCATTTACTAAGAATGGCTTTCAGGGTAATTCGCCCACTTGTGTTTAGGTCATggcattgttctatgtgtttatgatacgtcataattgttgaatggcttcataacattgcagAGGTTTGGTGAAAATAATGCGATAATGTGTCTGGCATTGGTCATACTttggtcaacttgtttactgtttcaacagtgctgtattgggaTCAAAGGGAGACTACAGCACACTTGAGCAAATACAGCACCCTGCTAGCTTTGAGGTGTGCAGCcaggtgtacaatatggaaataaaagtacacttttcactttgattttttcacccaaagtacaataaactataataaaattatcatgGATGTGATAGTGCAGTAAAAGTTTGGAACTACAGCCAGACCAATGTACTGAAGATCAGCACTTCAACATTCGTAAACCCAGTCTGGGTGCTTTAAGCTCCACCAGTTGTACACCAAACAGCTGTTATCGTGGCTTTTATTTTAACTACATTTTGACACAAGTGTATGTGTTGGTGTAGTATACAATAAACTGGTACTATACAAATACCACACAAAGTAGTGTTGTGTTTTGTGTGTAATTATTAATGAACACATTGTATTTAGTGgataattattgtatattatatTTGATGTTGTGTAGGTTGTGGTTGTGTCAACAAGTAGAAGAGTGTGAGTAGGAGATGGTGTAACGTTAAGTCATCATCATCTTGATTCAGGTGTATCTGTGGTGTGCACTTAATGGAGATGGACTAAGATGTTCAATCATGACTTGGATAGTGACTGTAGTTTTCAGAAGAAAATGTTCTCTCCATAATTGTATTGTTATGACTGTCATTGTGGAAATTGAATTACAAAGTGTACACCTCAGTGATCAACTTGTAAAATGACAAGAAGGTAGCTATAATAATTTCTCAGTGTGAAGATGGGAGTGGGAGTTAGTTAACACTTCAAGGGGTGTAATTTTGATCATCAAAGTTTAAAGTCATCAGTTTGCAATATTTAGTACATGTGTATGATGCTTGTCTCAACATCTTACAAGCTCAAAGCAAAGTTTAGTTTCCTATGCCCAAAGTCAGTATTTGGTCACAACTAGCAGTATCACTTCTAGCTCTTGGAACTATCTTGAAAATTATTATACTGTTCTATAACAGTAgagtatatatacaagtattttACTTGACTTCTATATTAGAATGTATgtagattgttctattagagtaaatcaatCTGGGACTAGGTCCTGTATTCTTACATTATAGGTAGTTCTCACTTtttcacctgtgatattaacAGCAGAAAAATCTGTTTCATGAGTTTTGTATACTGCTACACCTTGCCAAGCAGCTAACAAGGTATACTATAGGTATGCTTCATATACCCTcaattgtgtagtgtgtgtttgtgtccgtgtgcgcgcgtgtgtgtgtgtgtgtgtccccgtgtatagtatgtgtgcgtgtgtccatgtgtgtgtgtgtgcccatgtgtgtgtgtagtatgtgtgtgtgtccatgtgtgtgtgtgtgttttcatgtgtgtgtagtgtgtgtgtgtgtgtatgttttgcGAGTGTGTCCatctgtgtgtagtatgtgtgtgtgtgtgtgttagtgcatccgtgtgtgtgcttgcgtgtgtgtgtaactgtgtatgtgtgtagtgtccatgtgtgtgtgtttgcgtttgtgtccatctgtgtgtgtagtgtgtccttgtgtgtgtagtgtatgtctctgtgtgtagtgtgtgtctgtctgtgtccgtgtttgtgtgtagtgtgtgtgtatccgtgtttgtgtgtgtatgttagtgtgtgtgtgtgttagtgttgcaccgatatgggattattccgataaccgatattggattattccgataaccgatattggataatattttcaagccgataaaggtagccgatccgatatagtACAGCATGTCTACCTTGTGGCAATTTTTACTAGAAGTTTGACTATAAAGGGTCAatttaacttgtttatagcagcagtattgctataacaacagctgacagtacaatgaagcagtaataacaatgtTTTAATGCAGGAATACGCGACTcgatgcatttgtaaacataacgagcatgtatttctaaatacatacatgatatctgtatctgctgcttttttcatcatggcgctgatccgataccgatatacaaaaaacacagccgatacatggtttttccgataaccgatctgattatcggtgcaacactgtgtgtgtgtgtttgtgtgtgtgtatgtagtgtagtatgtgtgtctGTCCGTGTGTGTGTTAAATAAagctttaacaataataataacactagCTAATTTAATAATAACTAATGTGTACCATATTTACTCAATTTGTGCCCCAGGGGTACTATCCTATTTTGTccaaaaataaggataaaaCCCTTCGAATAGTGGTGCACTGCAGTATTATTCGAGGCTGTGCTACTAATATTTTCAACTAGCCACTACTATAGCTATTCTACATTATGGTTTTATAGAACAATCACAACACGTTGCTACTTACTTCTTCTATACAAGACCTTTCTTTCATTCAACACAACCATGTCACGCCTCATGCTACGTGGTCAATTTACTAATCCAGAATTTTTATTATGTGACAGCCGTTTAACAGGAAAATTCCTTCCTTAAATTGAGATGGAGATTAATACTATAGGTATGAGAGTACTAGTAAAGAGTAATTACTAAAGTATAGTATGGTACTATTTGagggtgtggtacaattaaaatAATTTACAGAGCAAGGACAACGACATTCAAATAGTACCACACTGTGGTATGTGGTACTATTTGAGGGTGTAGCACAAATTGAGTAAATACGAtatgcagcatagccaagtggctataGCATCGGCCTAATAATTGCAAAGTTCTAGGTTCAATACccggttatgccaatttggtgttgttccttgagcaagaaactttactcaaattgctccagtctacccagctgtacaTTGTGGACGTGGTCCATCAACCGGGGAAGCAACCCATCCAGCTATGTACCTGGGGAAGCTAATGCCCAACTCCTCATCTGATTTAGCAGGATTGGAGTTATTGCGTAACTTTGAGTTGTGTGACCTCTCtttgtgagacctggacagtcctgctggttactagtcctgcccatGGTAGATTTGCCTGAGTAAagtacaggcatcccagtgctggcaGTAATAGCTGTGTTTGGTATGCCTGATGTAGGTTCTTtgttttgctttgctttgtgtggtAAAAATTATCTACTACCACTATAGTTCATGAATTAAAATACCATGACCAATTTTTCTGAAACAGTTGTTGAACATTCAGAGATGTAATTGAGTGATAATTAAACAGATTACTTCAACATTACAGTTTTAGTATTGGCTTCATCAAATTAGGATTTTTTGGCCTCATGGTCACACCCTTATTCTGATGCTTTTGTACTATCTGGGAATACAATGGGAGGGAAATTCCTACATTGATGCAGCTTTCTTGTTGACATATGATGAAACCTAGACTAAAAAGTTCAAGACAAATAACCTAACAAAACAAAGAAGATGCATATGGTTTGAACAGGACCTCCCAAGCACTGCTAACCTCTGTATTGTGGTGCTGCTGGCTACCCATCTCTACATCtattagtttctaccttatgaAATGCATGTACTTGAAAATGAGTGTGATCTGCACACCTGTAAAATGCACTACCAGATAACCACACCATGAAATACGGTACCTATATTTATCCATGAATAGTAAATGATCTCCATAAAAATGTTTAAGCGCCTAACTGTATGCTCTTCAAAATCAAGCCTTTTATATAGCCctgccattattgagttatgtttgtctgaaggcagcaGTTAGccatcagtagaaaatttcattgaataaattctgtaaaaaaattgtagcaatctattggaagcatttgaAGTCATACcaaaggtacttttgggcttggttatacctaaccaatactgccaaggtaccaggatggtattgtgaagctggtttttacgtgattttggccagaaaaacctaaacctccatgatccctaatatacagtattatatattgtactgtatgatatgtagaAACCTTACTAGCTCTCATTCTACTAACACATAACAACTTTCACAAACCTGTTGTTGTTGAGATGATGACTGACCAGATACCTCAGCCCACCATACTATGGGACTCATCCCATCACGACTAGTCTGATGGCTGCATACATTTTTTATCCTCTTTATTTCCATAGAGACCTCCATCACTAAAGGGCGTTTGTTGGGGTTGTCACTCAAGCATGATGTCACTAGTGGCACTAAGCTTGCAGCCCCTCCAGTAAACATGTCAAGGTATGTCTGACGCCTTGTTCCCTCTGAAGCCACTTCCCATTTATCAGTGTCACTATTGAGCAGTAGTTTATCAGTTGGTTTAGGCCACTGTTGGGTAATGACATTAAGAGCCACTCCTCCGTAGGAAAATACATCCAATGAAGGACCATAAACTGGCTTCTGAGCAAGTGCCTCGGGTGGCATAAAATCTGGTGTTCCTGGGATTTTAGTCATTGTCATTTTACTGTCAGTCTGCATCACTTTAGCAACACCCAGGTCAGTGATCTTGGCTTCAAGATGGCCTCCCAGTAATATGTTATTTGGGGTGAGGTCACGGTGTACGATTGGAGGATTCCTGCTATGGAGGTACCTTAGACCGAGGCACACTTCATCCAATATGGATAGTTTGACATTCAGTGGTATATTGCTGTAGTTCTCCACCAGACCCTTCAGGCTATGTTGCATCTTCTCCATTACCATAGCAGGTAATCTGTACTGGTCACGTGCCGGATAGTACATCCCTATGGTGAACAGTTATAGCGAGGTCATGTGACAAGTACAATATCATACCTAGAAACTGAACGATACACGGATGACGAATGGTACTCCAAATTCGACACTCGTTAAGAAAATCAGTTGTAATCTTACGGCGCCCTTCAGCTTGAGACAATTCCAACAACACCGAGTGTACCTCCTTGGCGGCGCACAGTGTTCCTTG
Encoded here:
- the LOC136266508 gene encoding uncharacterized protein, whose product is MAARDTTDLILHGVNPTGKEIGRGAYGRVFEVDYQGTLCAAKEVHSVLLELSQAEGRRKITTDFLNECRIWSTIRHPCIVQFLGMYYPARDQYRLPAMVMEKMQHSLKGLVENYSNIPLNVKLSILDEVCLGLRYLHSRNPPIVHRDLTPNNILLGGHLEAKITDLGVAKVMQTDSKMTMTKIPGTPDFMPPEALAQKPVYGPSLDVFSYGGVALNVITQQWPKPTDKLLLNSDTDKWEVASEGTRRQTYLDMFTGGAASLVPLVTSCLSDNPNKRPLVMEVSMEIKRIKNVCSHQTSRDGMSPIVWWAEVSGQSSSQQQQVTSLTTQLEEMPISNEELRGENGVLMTEIDGLKVENNGLKVEVDGLKVENSGLKVEVDGLTVEVDGLKVENSGLKVENSGLKVEVDGLTVEVDGLKVENSGLKVENSGLKVEVDGLTVEVDGLKVENSGLKVENSGFKVEIDGLKVEVDGLKVENNGYKEENAQLRAENQRLKHTTLMADQRSSLPSPVHPRSKQRVVPVSQNKQTRVSASTIL